A genomic region of Paenibacillus sp. PL2-23 contains the following coding sequences:
- a CDS encoding AMP-binding protein → MKQQSHKMIVTMDDHISHLEAFKSFFKQLDNEASTIEKLPRDKIEGYQLQAINAALAHVWERNAYYRARLEEAGFSKPEIATLDELASVPMLTKDAIRGDKEKILCVAPKDIGQVHLTSGTSGKPIYTAYSLADQYVYDLLPKYVELFQETEADVAAVALPYEFALPGLGFQRLFQFAFGTAVLSLGKGGYMAPVEKSLELMKEYGATVLATTPSYAALLAEESEKYGIRIGEDIPLKKIYLTGEGCSHTFRQRLEKWWGCEASFFYGSTECGVVAVECSQHKGYHVMEGHVKVEIVEPATGQKLPYGKTGEIVVTTLLREAMPMLRYRSGDIGYLQPSACSCGLTMDVLHLRGRMENIVSLGGEDYSPFMLEHFLMELPEVGMWYHLKPEQGGLRIEVEPFRTTLTDEQLAERVRKHMQDRLGVACVVDIRHDIPRTFGKATRILI, encoded by the coding sequence GTGAAACAGCAATCTCATAAAATGATCGTCACCATGGATGATCACATCTCTCATTTAGAAGCATTCAAATCGTTTTTCAAGCAATTGGACAATGAGGCATCCACCATCGAGAAGCTGCCGCGCGACAAAATAGAAGGCTATCAGCTCCAGGCTATTAATGCCGCGCTGGCTCATGTCTGGGAGCGGAATGCGTATTATCGCGCCAGGCTGGAGGAAGCGGGCTTCTCGAAGCCGGAGATTGCAACCCTGGATGAGCTGGCAAGCGTGCCCATGCTGACGAAGGACGCTATCAGAGGCGACAAGGAAAAAATATTATGTGTTGCGCCCAAGGATATCGGGCAGGTGCACCTGACAAGCGGCACCTCCGGCAAGCCGATCTACACCGCGTATTCGCTCGCCGATCAGTATGTATATGATTTGCTGCCGAAATATGTGGAGCTGTTCCAGGAGACGGAAGCCGACGTTGCGGCCGTCGCTTTGCCCTATGAATTCGCATTGCCTGGCCTAGGCTTCCAGCGGCTGTTCCAATTCGCGTTCGGCACGGCCGTCTTGTCGCTCGGCAAGGGCGGCTATATGGCCCCTGTGGAGAAATCGCTGGAGCTGATGAAGGAATATGGTGCTACCGTTCTCGCGACGACGCCTTCCTACGCGGCATTGCTGGCGGAGGAGAGCGAGAAATACGGCATTCGCATTGGAGAGGATATTCCGCTGAAAAAAATATATCTCACCGGCGAAGGCTGCTCCCATACGTTCCGGCAGCGGCTTGAGAAGTGGTGGGGCTGCGAGGCGTCCTTTTTCTATGGCTCGACGGAATGCGGTGTTGTCGCTGTCGAATGCAGCCAGCATAAGGGCTATCACGTGATGGAAGGACATGTCAAGGTCGAAATCGTGGAGCCGGCCACAGGACAGAAGCTGCCTTACGGCAAAACAGGAGAAATCGTCGTCACCACCTTGCTGCGGGAGGCCATGCCCATGCTTCGTTATCGATCTGGGGATATCGGCTATCTGCAGCCATCCGCCTGCTCCTGCGGGCTCACGATGGATGTGCTTCACCTCAGAGGACGGATGGAGAACATCGTATCGCTGGGCGGAGAGGATTATTCGCCGTTCATGCTGGAGCATTTCCTGATGGAGCTGCCGGAGGTCGGCATGTGGTATCACCTGAAGCCCGAGCAAGGCGGCCTGCGAATCGAAGTCGAACCGTTCCGTACAACGCTTACGGATGAGCAGCTGGCAGAGCGCGTCAGAAAGCATATGCAGGACCGGCTGGGCGTGGCATGCGTGGTAGACATCAGGCATGACATTCCGCGCACCTTCGGCAAGGCAACCCGCATTCTCATCTAG
- a CDS encoding AMP-binding protein: MDGLESKFQSLMARLAQSPLYREKLTAEQFAGASLSQLRELPLTTKDDLRRAGTFGHLAVERKRIAQYHESTGTTGEPSASWFTAEDMVAGGQQLAACGVKLNADDLVLIRFPYALALPAFLMQQAAWQCGAGVVPASGRTVVTSYPRVLELLERLRVTVIAGLPREMELLAETARLLGAQPSAAYPSLRAICVAGELMGESRRRHIERLWGVPVFNMYGSTETGNIAVMCEFGSMHVSQEDFIVESLIEDGSAPAPAGERGFAAITTLSHQGSPLLRYFNGDILTLEPPGCPCGRHTAKLKHYGRGRDRIRIGAIVLDGYDLQEAVYTIAPAPDAWLAIELEHGLQIVLDSHASDQWEADVLERTLSSKLRVPVTVTISSDARLMDRDALVLNVPSTKPVYIQKRQREEGSL; encoded by the coding sequence ATGGACGGCTTGGAGTCGAAATTCCAGTCGCTAATGGCGCGACTCGCGCAATCTCCGCTATACAGAGAGAAGCTGACCGCGGAGCAATTTGCTGGCGCTAGTCTGTCGCAGCTGCGGGAGCTGCCGCTTACAACCAAAGACGATCTCCGCAGAGCGGGCACCTTCGGCCATCTCGCCGTCGAGCGGAAACGAATCGCGCAATATCACGAATCGACGGGGACCACTGGCGAGCCTTCCGCTTCGTGGTTCACGGCGGAGGATATGGTGGCGGGAGGGCAGCAGCTGGCGGCATGCGGAGTCAAGCTGAATGCGGACGATCTGGTGCTGATCCGCTTCCCGTATGCGCTTGCGCTGCCCGCTTTCCTCATGCAGCAGGCAGCCTGGCAATGCGGTGCAGGTGTCGTTCCAGCCAGCGGACGTACGGTTGTCACGTCATATCCCCGTGTGCTGGAGCTGCTGGAGCGGCTCCGCGTGACGGTTATAGCGGGACTGCCCAGGGAGATGGAGCTGCTGGCGGAGACGGCTCGGCTGCTTGGCGCGCAGCCTTCCGCTGCCTATCCCTCGCTTCGAGCCATTTGCGTTGCCGGCGAGCTTATGGGCGAGAGTAGACGGCGACATATCGAACGACTATGGGGGGTTCCCGTGTTCAATATGTACGGCTCTACGGAGACGGGCAATATTGCGGTTATGTGCGAATTCGGCAGCATGCATGTATCCCAAGAGGACTTTATCGTGGAGTCGCTTATAGAGGATGGCTCGGCCCCCGCGCCGGCTGGAGAGAGAGGCTTCGCTGCGATTACGACATTATCGCATCAGGGCTCGCCGCTCCTCCGGTATTTCAACGGCGATATTCTCACGCTCGAACCGCCTGGCTGCCCATGTGGGCGTCATACCGCCAAGCTGAAGCATTATGGCAGAGGACGGGACCGCATACGAATCGGCGCGATCGTCCTGGACGGGTATGATCTTCAGGAGGCAGTCTATACAATCGCCCCTGCTCCCGACGCCTGGTTAGCGATAGAGTTGGAGCACGGCTTGCAGATTGTGCTGGATTCTCATGCGTCGGATCAATGGGAAGCCGATGTGCTGGAGCGAACGCTAAGCAGCAAGCTCCGTGTGCCTGTGACCGTCACCATCTCGTCTGATGCCCGTCTCATGGATCGGGACGCTCTCGTGTTGAATGTCCCGTCGACCAAGCCGGTTTATATACAGAAGCGACAAAGAGAGGAGGGCTCATTATGA
- a CDS encoding bifunctional 3-deoxy-7-phosphoheptulonate synthase/chorismate mutase has protein sequence MSSEGKKEGASSRKLLVSRLHKSEDTVIRVKGTEFGGESHTMIAGPCSIESHEQLLTVAKALKEAGVEVLRGGAFKPRTSPYDFQGLGEQGLELMKEVADEVGMVTVSEIMIAEQIRKAAPYIDIFQIGARNMQNFELLKAVGRSGKPVLLKRGLSATLEEFVLAAEYIAASGNEQVMLIERGIRTFEKWTRNTLDISAIPILKQETHLPVLVDITHSTGRKDILLPCAKAALAAGAHGIMVEVHPDPPSALSDAKQQINVEEFHTFWQGVRQSGLYNE, from the coding sequence ATGAGCTCAGAAGGGAAGAAGGAGGGAGCGTCAAGCCGGAAGCTCCTCGTCAGCAGACTGCATAAAAGTGAGGATACCGTCATTCGCGTGAAAGGAACGGAGTTTGGCGGTGAATCGCATACGATGATCGCCGGACCGTGCTCTATCGAATCGCACGAACAGCTGCTGACTGTCGCCAAGGCGCTGAAGGAAGCAGGCGTGGAGGTGCTGCGAGGGGGCGCCTTCAAGCCCCGCACATCGCCCTATGATTTCCAGGGACTAGGCGAGCAGGGTCTTGAGCTAATGAAAGAGGTAGCGGATGAGGTTGGCATGGTGACTGTCAGCGAAATCATGATCGCGGAGCAGATCCGCAAGGCTGCGCCATATATTGATATTTTCCAGATTGGCGCGCGCAATATGCAGAATTTCGAGCTGCTGAAGGCTGTAGGCCGCAGCGGTAAGCCGGTCCTGCTGAAGCGCGGCTTATCCGCGACGCTTGAAGAGTTCGTGCTGGCGGCGGAATATATAGCTGCCAGCGGCAATGAGCAGGTGATGCTGATTGAGCGCGGCATACGAACGTTCGAGAAATGGACTCGGAATACGCTGGATATATCCGCGATTCCCATTCTGAAGCAGGAGACACATCTCCCTGTCCTTGTAGATATCACCCATTCGACGGGACGCAAGGATATTCTGCTTCCATGCGCCAAAGCCGCGCTTGCCGCAGGCGCGCACGGCATTATGGTGGAGGTGCATCCCGACCCGCCGTCGGCGTTGTCCGATGCCAAGCAGCAAATCAACGTGGAGGAGTTCCACACATTCTGGCAGGGAGTCCGTCAATCGGGCTTGTACAACGAATAG
- a CDS encoding 4-hydroxybenzoate synthetase — MEELTMLSSRLIFNMLLVTDGRTTDLLESLLGESMHVTVISQEQWKGEQSLGEKGSPYYVRESALSGMDSGFVVSHNIALVHATNVPPALFERIAHKQEGIGKAISAIGVESFRKVIETGYVPAADAVDLFGHPISLRFPPSQELVPYKKYVIYFGLVPGIQLLEYYNPELVTFRLTKPDQAE; from the coding sequence GTGGAAGAGCTGACCATGCTGTCGTCCCGTCTCATCTTCAATATGCTTCTCGTTACGGACGGCCGAACAACGGATCTGCTGGAATCGCTGCTGGGCGAGAGCATGCATGTAACGGTAATCTCTCAGGAGCAGTGGAAGGGTGAGCAGAGTCTGGGGGAGAAGGGCTCACCTTATTATGTAAGAGAATCGGCATTGTCGGGAATGGACAGCGGCTTTGTGGTATCGCATAATATTGCGCTCGTTCACGCCACGAACGTGCCGCCGGCTTTGTTCGAGCGAATTGCACACAAGCAGGAGGGCATCGGCAAAGCAATCAGCGCTATCGGTGTGGAATCGTTCCGGAAGGTCATAGAGACCGGTTATGTGCCCGCTGCTGACGCCGTCGACCTGTTCGGACATCCCATTAGCCTTCGATTCCCCCCCTCTCAAGAGCTTGTGCCTTACAAGAAATACGTCATCTATTTCGGTTTAGTACCCGGCATCCAGCTGCTGGAGTATTACAACCCCGAGCTGGTTACGTTCCGGCTGACGAAGCCAGACCAAGCGGAATAA
- a CDS encoding TerB family tellurite resistance protein, with protein MFLHFITEAEHKAAFMELAHRIANSDGFMNRNEWHYIQGWMLELGLESWEPQADDSLSTADLVGHLKDESLKRIFLAEMLLLIFADGNYNDEEKRIAEEMRQLFRCDEETFGKFRSWVESLNKLKVEGMKLILDA; from the coding sequence TTGTTTTTGCATTTTATAACGGAAGCCGAGCATAAGGCAGCATTCATGGAGCTCGCGCACCGCATCGCGAATTCGGATGGATTCATGAACCGCAACGAATGGCATTATATTCAGGGCTGGATGCTAGAGCTGGGACTTGAGAGCTGGGAGCCGCAAGCGGACGACAGCTTGTCCACCGCCGATTTGGTAGGGCACTTGAAGGACGAAAGCTTGAAGCGTATCTTTCTGGCCGAGATGCTGCTGCTCATATTCGCCGACGGAAATTACAACGACGAGGAGAAGCGAATTGCCGAAGAGATGCGGCAGCTGTTCCGCTGTGACGAAGAGACATTCGGCAAATTCCGCAGCTGGGTAGAGAGCTTGAATAAGCTGAAGGTGGAAGGCATGAAGCTGATTCTGGACGCATAA
- a CDS encoding sigma-70 family RNA polymerase sigma factor — protein MKPAGLPAANSFSKDPAQALEQLMDAFGAVIMRTAYFYTGDRHLAEDISQEVFLRAYRNWRSFRGNSSVKTWLTAIAVNVCRDKMGVRMFSEKPTDLSQLDRGRSMSAQDEALAKLEKTEVLRHLLQLPLPYQEALYLYYYLDLSTREIAEATSVPEGTVRNRLHRAREAMARELEKEEAKHDRHGS, from the coding sequence ATGAAGCCGGCCGGCTTACCCGCAGCAAACTCATTTTCGAAGGATCCCGCTCAGGCGCTTGAGCAGCTGATGGATGCTTTTGGCGCCGTCATTATGCGCACCGCTTATTTCTATACAGGCGATCGGCATCTGGCGGAGGATATAAGCCAAGAGGTGTTCCTTCGCGCGTATCGCAACTGGAGGTCATTCCGTGGCAACAGCTCGGTCAAAACCTGGCTGACGGCAATCGCCGTCAATGTATGCCGCGACAAGATGGGCGTGCGCATGTTCTCCGAGAAGCCGACCGACCTTAGTCAGCTAGACCGGGGGCGGTCGATGAGCGCACAGGACGAGGCATTAGCCAAGCTTGAGAAAACCGAAGTGCTGCGCCATCTGCTTCAGCTGCCCTTGCCTTATCAGGAGGCGTTGTATCTGTATTATTATCTGGATCTCAGCACACGAGAAATCGCTGAGGCGACATCGGTTCCTGAAGGAACTGTTCGGAACAGGCTGCACCGGGCCCGCGAAGCGATGGCCCGCGAGCTGGAGAAGGAGGAAGCCAAGCATGACCGACACGGATCGTAA
- a CDS encoding DUF4367 domain-containing protein → MTDTDRKLREHLRKESDESLFEGMELTDRIKQQIRQQAAAEGNGRRWEMKKSWIIGASGIAAAVMVFAAFPLLNQPGEPVPTERPVVSAPATDGGAAGSELSPLITTKAETLEEAKTLFGEYLRVPATLPEGYALTDIAIVGEQGASPRDVLITYTSGEKSVIFAATRMAGAYPQEMFTKTKVGENEAYIYEQPTLTELFWMAEGVQYSITGPLNGEEAVQAAESAQ, encoded by the coding sequence ATGACCGACACGGATCGTAAATTACGCGAGCATCTGCGCAAGGAGTCGGATGAAAGCTTATTCGAAGGCATGGAGCTGACAGACCGCATCAAACAACAAATCAGGCAGCAAGCTGCTGCCGAGGGAAATGGGAGGCGTTGGGAAATGAAAAAATCTTGGATCATTGGAGCTTCTGGCATTGCTGCCGCAGTTATGGTGTTTGCGGCGTTTCCACTGCTGAATCAGCCTGGCGAGCCGGTGCCGACAGAGAGACCCGTCGTCAGCGCGCCTGCAACGGACGGGGGCGCAGCGGGCTCGGAGCTGTCTCCGCTTATTACGACAAAGGCAGAAACGCTTGAGGAGGCCAAAACCTTATTCGGAGAATATCTGCGCGTACCAGCGACCTTGCCGGAAGGGTATGCGTTGACCGATATCGCCATCGTCGGCGAGCAAGGGGCATCCCCCCGAGACGTACTGATTACTTATACGTCGGGCGAGAAGTCCGTTATCTTCGCCGCAACCCGCATGGCAGGCGCGTACCCGCAAGAGATGTTCACGAAGACGAAAGTGGGCGAGAACGAGGCGTATATCTATGAGCAGCCGACGCTGACCGAGTTGTTCTGGATGGCAGAAGGCGTTCAATATTCCATAACCGGGCCACTGAACGGCGAAGAAGCGGTGCAAGCGGCCGAATCGGCGCAATAA
- a CDS encoding FAD-binding oxidoreductase, whose translation MVKIIVIGAGILGASTAYQLARRGAEVLMIDRRDAGQATDAAAGIICPWLTQRRNQAWYRLVKGGARYYPELIDELKQCGETDTGYARVGALHLHQDRDRITGMSERARIRKEDAPEIGDISILGAEEVRQQFPLLTDAYEAVHISGAARVDGRALRDSLIRAAQRHGAEYVHGDAVLLTHGSRVIGVTANGREYDAQQAIVCAGAWAGQLLQPLGVQLRVSCQKAQIMHVRTTNQTDTGQWPVVMPPSNHYMLAFEQGRLVLGSTHEDVAEAYDTEPTAGGMHEILSKSLAVAPGLAQCSYEETRVGFRPFTPGFLPVIGAIPGWEGLLTANGLGASGLTAGPYLGLQLAKLALGQPLDLDLSDYDIQTALE comes from the coding sequence ATCGTGAAAATCATCGTAATCGGAGCGGGCATTCTTGGCGCTTCTACAGCCTATCAATTGGCTAGACGCGGAGCCGAGGTGCTCATGATCGACCGCCGCGACGCGGGTCAAGCCACAGACGCAGCCGCGGGCATTATATGTCCGTGGCTGACGCAGCGCCGGAATCAAGCCTGGTACCGGTTGGTGAAGGGGGGCGCGCGCTATTATCCGGAGCTGATCGACGAGCTGAAGCAGTGCGGCGAGACGGATACCGGCTATGCAAGGGTTGGCGCCCTGCACCTTCACCAGGATCGGGACCGAATCACAGGAATGTCGGAGCGAGCCCGTATACGCAAGGAGGATGCGCCGGAGATTGGAGACATCTCCATACTCGGCGCCGAGGAGGTCCGGCAGCAGTTCCCGTTGCTCACGGATGCCTATGAAGCCGTGCATATCAGCGGCGCGGCGAGAGTGGACGGACGCGCTTTGCGGGATTCGCTAATACGAGCCGCCCAGCGCCATGGCGCGGAATACGTCCATGGAGACGCCGTTCTATTAACCCATGGAAGCCGAGTTATAGGCGTGACGGCTAACGGCCGGGAATATGATGCCCAGCAGGCCATCGTATGCGCCGGAGCATGGGCGGGTCAACTGCTTCAGCCGCTTGGCGTTCAGCTCAGGGTCAGCTGCCAGAAGGCGCAGATTATGCATGTTCGGACAACGAACCAGACGGATACCGGCCAATGGCCGGTCGTTATGCCGCCATCCAATCATTACATGCTGGCGTTCGAGCAAGGCAGATTGGTGCTGGGCTCCACACACGAGGACGTGGCGGAAGCTTATGATACAGAGCCAACAGCTGGCGGTATGCATGAGATATTAAGCAAAAGCTTAGCGGTTGCTCCCGGCCTGGCCCAGTGCTCCTATGAGGAGACCAGGGTCGGTTTTCGTCCCTTCACGCCTGGCTTTCTGCCCGTCATAGGTGCCATTCCCGGCTGGGAGGGCCTGCTGACGGCTAACGGGCTAGGCGCATCAGGACTAACAGCGGGACCTTATCTCGGGCTGCAGCTGGCCAAGCTGGCACTGGGTCAGCCTCTTGATCTGGACCTTAGCGACTATGATATACAGACCGCTTTGGAGTAG
- a CDS encoding PAS domain S-box protein → MPLIQDSLFTIAFQSSPIGMALADLDGRWLQVNPAFCDMLGYAEEELLAFSFHMDSSLQEQQRSLERINQMIAGELSVCRLEKGYLHRKGHIVWVQLSLTIVRDEQSRPLYFIAHIQDVSAQMIAAYSTDIISYAAPDGSLQYVSPSIKTVLGLEPEEMIGQNSLSFIHPEDAAALQSVYERDSSEEAFIMTYRSRHADGHYVWLETTVRTIRDKTGVTEKIIGIARDITERKHAEQLMHDSEKLTLAGQLAAGIAHEIRNPLTAIKGFFQLLQSGKMKRDYYQVIQEEFLRIELIINELLVLAKPQAVSCDRYDIVALLDDVTKLLEPQAILNNIQLQRRFEEAAFHIECDGNQMKQVFINVLKNAMEAMPDGGDIVISLKPVGNLLQIIVQDQGCGIAKEAVKRIGQPFFSSKEAGTGLGMMVSFKIIEEHGGSMHIESELGQGTSVAILLPMPSRI, encoded by the coding sequence ATGCCGCTTATACAAGACTCCCTGTTTACGATTGCCTTTCAGAGCTCTCCTATAGGTATGGCGCTTGCCGACCTGGATGGACGCTGGCTGCAGGTGAATCCTGCGTTTTGTGATATGCTGGGATATGCCGAGGAAGAGCTGTTAGCATTTTCGTTCCATATGGATTCGTCCCTTCAGGAGCAGCAACGAAGCCTTGAGCGCATTAACCAGATGATTGCAGGGGAATTAAGCGTCTGCCGCCTGGAGAAAGGGTATCTGCATCGTAAGGGCCATATCGTCTGGGTTCAGCTAAGCTTAACTATCGTTAGAGATGAGCAGAGCAGGCCTCTATATTTTATTGCCCACATTCAGGACGTGTCCGCTCAGATGATCGCCGCTTATTCTACTGATATTATTAGCTACGCCGCGCCGGACGGCAGCTTGCAATATGTGTCGCCCTCCATTAAGACCGTGCTGGGACTGGAGCCTGAGGAGATGATCGGCCAAAACTCGCTTTCCTTCATCCATCCGGAGGATGCGGCAGCGCTTCAAAGCGTTTACGAGCGGGACAGCAGCGAAGAGGCGTTCATCATGACCTATCGCTCCAGGCATGCCGACGGACATTATGTCTGGCTGGAGACGACGGTTCGAACGATTCGGGACAAGACGGGCGTCACGGAGAAAATAATCGGGATTGCTCGCGATATTACAGAGCGCAAGCATGCCGAGCAGCTGATGCACGATTCCGAGAAGCTGACATTAGCCGGTCAGCTAGCTGCAGGCATCGCGCACGAGATTCGCAATCCGCTTACCGCAATCAAAGGATTTTTCCAGCTCTTGCAGTCAGGCAAGATGAAAAGGGATTATTATCAGGTTATTCAGGAGGAATTTCTGCGAATTGAGCTCATCATTAATGAGCTGCTCGTGCTGGCCAAGCCCCAGGCTGTCAGCTGCGACCGCTACGATATTGTGGCGCTCCTGGATGATGTGACGAAGCTGCTGGAGCCGCAGGCCATCCTGAATAACATCCAGCTTCAGCGGCGCTTCGAGGAAGCAGCCTTCCATATCGAATGCGACGGCAATCAAATGAAGCAGGTGTTCATTAACGTGCTCAAAAACGCCATGGAAGCTATGCCAGACGGAGGCGACATTGTGATCTCGCTGAAGCCTGTAGGCAACCTACTTCAGATCATCGTGCAAGATCAAGGCTGCGGCATAGCCAAGGAGGCTGTCAAGCGCATCGGACAGCCCTTCTTCTCCTCCAAGGAAGCAGGAACGGGGCTTGGCATGATGGTCAGCTTCAAAATTATAGAGGAGCACGGCGGCTCGATGCACATTGAGAGCGAGCTGGGCCAAGGAACATCAGTCGCTATTCTATTGCCCATGCCAAGCCGTATATGA
- a CDS encoding transglycosylase domain-containing protein, whose protein sequence is MRGTSSKTSNRRVLLSRRLALALGLSVVAMAATGWLGLRAMVAAQDISELDRPLSTATILYDDEGNEAVKLSLNDMEPVSFDQIPVAMIHAIIAVEDRRFYEHQGFDAWSIGRALLRNTTAGHTVQGGSTITQQLAKNVFLTHDRTWKRKWSEVLLASKIEQHYSKDDIMELYLNHIYFGEGAWGIKRAAEVYFGKEIEQLTIAESALLAGLVKAPSALTPFKRPEEAIERRNVVLRLMHEQGWLDAAAYEAAANEPLTLRDEGANPSEGMPYPYFTDQVLREAAEQYGLTEDEIWNGGLRIYTTLSAKMQEAAERVFENDALFPESMGDQLIQAAAAIVDPRTGGVKALVGGRGEQPFRGFNRAVQLRRQPGSTMKPLAVYTPALESGYQPTSRILDEPVQFGSYAPQNVDKSYHGHVTLYEALIHSYNIPAVKLLNEIGMDQAMAAASRFGISLTDKDRTLGLALGGTHTGVSPLQLAEAYGAFANDGLRLDSYTIVRIESASGAVLAERKEEDGTRAAAKETSDTLTAMLQGVVQSGSGTAAAIEGREVAGKTGTTEMPGQGARDNWFVGYTPQLSAAVWLGYDQPDAQHYLTTSSKAAALIFKELMGQALKGLPFEAFPPVSGFHNGQLEWERSDEREEEWDAFWQQLWPGKKEPDKERNDEDEDEDKEERKERKQERKKREEEREKKRGKRDDHDDD, encoded by the coding sequence ATGAGAGGGACTTCTAGCAAAACATCAAACCGCCGCGTCTTGCTCAGCAGGAGGCTGGCGCTGGCGCTGGGCTTGTCTGTGGTTGCGATGGCTGCAACAGGCTGGCTCGGACTTCGCGCAATGGTTGCCGCACAGGATATATCGGAGCTGGACCGACCGCTATCGACCGCTACCATATTATATGATGATGAAGGAAACGAGGCGGTGAAGCTGTCGTTGAACGACATGGAACCCGTCAGCTTCGACCAAATTCCCGTAGCGATGATCCATGCGATTATCGCCGTGGAGGACAGACGGTTCTACGAGCATCAGGGGTTTGACGCCTGGAGCATAGGGAGGGCGCTGCTCCGGAATACAACCGCGGGACATACTGTGCAGGGCGGCAGCACCATTACCCAGCAGCTGGCCAAAAACGTATTTCTCACCCACGACCGAACATGGAAGCGCAAGTGGAGCGAGGTACTGCTAGCCAGCAAGATCGAGCAGCATTACAGCAAGGATGACATCATGGAGCTGTATCTGAACCATATTTATTTCGGCGAAGGCGCGTGGGGCATCAAGCGGGCTGCTGAGGTCTACTTCGGCAAGGAGATAGAGCAGTTGACAATCGCCGAATCTGCGCTGCTTGCCGGGCTAGTCAAGGCGCCATCCGCCCTGACTCCGTTCAAACGACCGGAGGAGGCGATTGAGCGCCGCAATGTTGTGCTGCGCCTCATGCATGAGCAGGGCTGGCTGGATGCCGCCGCTTATGAAGCTGCAGCAAATGAGCCGCTGACCCTTCGTGACGAGGGAGCGAACCCATCAGAAGGCATGCCTTACCCCTATTTCACGGACCAGGTGCTTCGAGAGGCGGCTGAGCAGTATGGGTTGACGGAGGATGAGATATGGAATGGCGGGCTCCGCATTTATACAACCTTGAGCGCTAAGATGCAGGAAGCCGCAGAGCGCGTATTCGAGAACGATGCGTTGTTCCCGGAGAGCATGGGCGATCAGCTCATCCAAGCTGCCGCGGCTATTGTGGATCCCCGAACAGGGGGTGTCAAGGCGCTGGTGGGAGGACGAGGGGAGCAGCCCTTCCGAGGCTTTAACCGTGCCGTGCAATTACGCAGGCAGCCTGGTTCCACGATGAAGCCGCTTGCCGTCTACACTCCGGCGCTTGAGAGCGGCTACCAGCCGACCAGCCGAATCCTGGACGAGCCTGTTCAATTCGGCAGCTATGCGCCGCAGAATGTCGATAAGTCGTATCACGGCCATGTAACGCTGTATGAAGCGCTTATCCATTCCTATAATATCCCTGCCGTCAAGCTGCTGAACGAAATCGGCATGGACCAGGCTATGGCTGCCGCCAGCCGCTTCGGCATTTCGCTGACAGATAAGGATCGGACGCTTGGGCTGGCATTAGGGGGCACCCATACCGGAGTGTCTCCGCTGCAGCTTGCTGAAGCGTACGGCGCGTTCGCTAATGACGGCTTGAGGCTGGACAGCTATACCATTGTCCGAATCGAATCGGCAAGCGGAGCCGTGCTGGCAGAGCGCAAGGAGGAGGACGGCACACGCGCAGCAGCCAAGGAAACCTCGGACACTTTGACCGCTATGCTGCAAGGCGTTGTGCAGTCTGGCTCGGGCACAGCAGCCGCTATTGAAGGACGAGAGGTCGCAGGCAAGACCGGCACTACAGAGATGCCGGGGCAGGGAGCCAGGGACAACTGGTTCGTGGGGTATACCCCGCAGCTGTCCGCCGCTGTATGGCTCGGTTATGACCAGCCGGACGCGCAGCACTATTTGACAACCTCCTCCAAGGCTGCCGCGCTCATCTTCAAGGAGCTGATGGGCCAAGCGTTGAAAGGACTGCCCTTCGAAGCGTTTCCTCCTGTCAGCGGCTTTCATAACGGCCAGCTGGAATGGGAGCGTTCGGATGAACGGGAGGAGGAGTGGGACGCGTTCTGGCAGCAGCTTTGGCCGGGTAAGAAGGAGCCGGACAAGGAACGGAACGATGAAGATGAGGACGAAGATAAGGAGGAGCGCAAGGAGCGCAAGCAGGAGCGGAAGAAACGGGAGGAGGAGCGCGAGAAAAAACGCGGCAAGCGCGATGATCATGATGATGACTAA
- a CDS encoding DUF1904 family protein — translation MPHLLFRGLEADQLRTAAAPLAEELAAICGCGTDNFTMSCVHTSDVFGAGPQDPVFAFVEIGWFERGQDIRNQCAEAVTKTVLGLGVQEVEVVFQAYREDSYYINGKPVAG, via the coding sequence ATGCCCCATTTATTGTTTCGCGGCTTGGAGGCGGACCAGCTTCGCACGGCTGCTGCGCCATTAGCGGAGGAGCTGGCCGCGATTTGCGGCTGCGGTACAGATAATTTCACCATGAGCTGCGTGCATACGTCGGATGTATTCGGTGCAGGTCCCCAGGATCCTGTATTCGCCTTTGTCGAGATCGGCTGGTTCGAGCGCGGCCAAGATATACGGAATCAGTGTGCGGAGGCTGTCACCAAGACGGTTCTTGGCCTGGGCGTCCAGGAAGTAGAGGTCGTGTTCCAGGCCTATCGCGAGGACAGCTATTATATCAACGGCAAGCCGGTGGCGGGTTAG